The following are from one region of the Halogeometricum sp. S3BR5-2 genome:
- a CDS encoding type II secretion system F family protein — MSLDSPASGPGGLDRSTDALGDAFYPLFRLLFDEEGDFVNDIGRKLEQARMPATVELYLSHALAVGVLVGGVLWLLGSLLCYALFAFGVVSPATLSIGLPAPDPGTAAFLESLKTPFAVLVSGVVFGSLGFGAGFGTLVAMPYSKASTRKREINMLLPDAVSFMYALSVGGLNQLEILEAMGRAEDTYGEVAREFQSIVQETEYFGTDYRTAIREQALVSPSSELSQFLTDMLSIVNSGGNMERFLDDKKDKHMRTAKQEQEMTLETLELFGEMYMTLSLFPLLLIIILVIMSMLGQAQESLLYATVYGLIPLTGVGFLVLVSTVKQDEPGDGYLDPSGASDRLRQGHKEGLFHMGLVESFVGEHTLFDRVRSREGTYKTKQLLERPHLFFRDNPLYTLFLTVPAALALLGTAVLGGAAPLSWDAMLERPIWGTFVWWYVPAYTVGIPLAFFHGWNTRSRQAVVGKLSENLRKLSSANDTGQTLLESVKTVSDTSSGKLADEFEVLYAKVNYGMSLRSALVEFNNKYHIPRLARTVKLITKAQEASSQITDVLTTAAQASENQDDIERERKSRTMMQVAIILMTYVTLLAVMAILKTQFLDVMAGLTAQASSSGGSQAVQGGPDFGGGVDTALLSLLFLHAVTLQATLSGLISGYIRNADIVSGVKFVVILQTVALAVWAVVG; from the coding sequence ATGAGCCTCGACTCGCCCGCCTCCGGACCGGGGGGACTCGACCGGAGCACCGACGCCCTCGGCGACGCGTTCTACCCGCTGTTCCGCCTGCTGTTCGACGAGGAGGGCGACTTCGTGAACGACATCGGACGGAAACTCGAACAGGCGCGGATGCCGGCGACGGTGGAACTGTACCTCTCGCACGCCCTCGCCGTCGGCGTCCTCGTCGGCGGGGTGCTGTGGCTCCTCGGGTCGCTGCTCTGCTACGCGCTGTTCGCGTTCGGCGTCGTCTCGCCGGCGACGCTCAGCATCGGCCTCCCGGCTCCCGACCCGGGGACGGCGGCGTTCCTGGAGTCGCTGAAGACGCCGTTCGCGGTGCTCGTCTCCGGCGTCGTCTTCGGGAGCCTCGGATTCGGCGCGGGGTTCGGAACGCTCGTGGCGATGCCGTACTCGAAGGCCTCCACCCGGAAGCGCGAGATAAACATGCTGCTGCCCGACGCCGTCTCCTTCATGTACGCCCTCTCGGTGGGCGGGCTGAACCAACTGGAGATTCTGGAGGCGATGGGTCGGGCGGAGGACACCTACGGCGAAGTCGCCCGCGAGTTCCAGAGCATCGTCCAGGAGACGGAGTACTTCGGCACGGACTACCGCACCGCCATCCGCGAGCAGGCGCTGGTGTCGCCGTCGAGCGAACTCTCGCAGTTCCTCACCGACATGCTCTCCATCGTCAACTCCGGGGGCAACATGGAGCGGTTCCTCGACGACAAGAAGGACAAGCACATGCGGACGGCCAAGCAGGAGCAGGAGATGACGCTGGAGACGCTGGAACTGTTCGGGGAGATGTACATGACGCTCTCGCTGTTCCCGCTTCTCCTCATCATCATTCTCGTCATCATGAGCATGCTCGGGCAGGCCCAGGAGTCGCTCCTGTACGCGACGGTGTACGGGCTCATCCCGCTGACCGGCGTCGGTTTCCTCGTCCTCGTCTCGACGGTGAAGCAGGACGAGCCCGGCGACGGCTACCTCGACCCCTCGGGCGCCTCCGACCGCCTCCGGCAGGGACACAAGGAGGGGCTGTTCCACATGGGTCTCGTCGAGAGCTTCGTCGGCGAGCACACCCTCTTCGACCGCGTCCGCTCGCGCGAGGGGACGTACAAGACGAAGCAACTGCTCGAACGACCGCACCTGTTCTTCCGCGACAACCCCCTGTACACGCTGTTTCTCACCGTCCCCGCCGCCCTGGCTCTGCTGGGGACGGCCGTCCTCGGCGGGGCGGCGCCGCTGTCGTGGGACGCGATGTTAGAGCGGCCCATCTGGGGCACGTTCGTCTGGTGGTACGTCCCCGCCTACACCGTGGGCATCCCGCTGGCGTTCTTCCACGGGTGGAACACCCGCTCGCGACAGGCCGTCGTCGGAAAGCTCTCGGAGAACCTCCGGAAACTCTCCAGCGCGAACGACACCGGCCAGACGCTCCTCGAATCGGTCAAGACCGTCTCCGACACCTCCTCCGGAAAGCTCGCCGACGAGTTCGAGGTGCTGTACGCGAAGGTGAACTACGGGATGAGCCTCCGGTCGGCGCTCGTCGAGTTCAACAACAAGTACCACATACCGCGCCTCGCCCGGACGGTGAAGCTCATCACGAAGGCGCAGGAGGCCTCCAGTCAGATCACGGACGTGCTGACGACGGCGGCGCAGGCCTCCGAGAACCAGGACGACATCGAACGCGAGCGGAAGTCGCGGACGATGATGCAGGTGGCCATCATCCTCATGACGTACGTCACGCTCCTGGCCGTGATGGCCATCCTGAAGACGCAGTTCCTCGACGTGATGGCGGGGCTGACCGCGCAGGCGAGTTCGAGCGGCGGGTCGCAGGCGGTGCAGGGCGGCCCGGACTTCGGCGGCGGCGTCGACACCGCCCTGCTCTCGCTCCTGTTCCTCCACGCGGTGACGCTGCAGGCGACGCTGTCGGGTCTCATCAGCGGCTACATCCGGAACGCGGACATCGTCTCGGGCGTCAAGTTCGTCGTGATACTGCAGACCGTCGCGCTCGCGGTGTGGGCGGTGGTCGGATGA
- a CDS encoding DUF7287 family protein, with translation MTSLAADDRAQTVQDFTLGISVFLLAAATTFAFVPAVYAPFDTPVESGDAARAERIAIDVRERITDESGVRVDADASDAFFDAETAASLRATYGLAPRKRVSVELVGAGARAGDDYAGEPTASVTRVVTGPGAECDPSCSLVVRVW, from the coding sequence ATGACCTCGCTCGCGGCCGACGACCGGGCGCAGACGGTGCAGGACTTCACGCTTGGAATCAGCGTCTTCCTCCTCGCGGCGGCGACGACGTTCGCGTTCGTCCCCGCGGTGTACGCGCCGTTCGACACGCCGGTCGAGAGCGGCGACGCCGCCCGCGCGGAGCGAATCGCCATCGACGTGCGAGAGCGCATCACCGACGAGTCGGGGGTGAGAGTGGACGCCGACGCGAGCGACGCCTTCTTCGACGCGGAGACGGCGGCGTCGCTCCGGGCGACGTACGGACTCGCCCCACGGAAGCGCGTGAGCGTCGAGTTGGTCGGCGCGGGCGCGCGGGCGGGCGACGACTACGCCGGAGAGCCGACGGCGTCGGTGACGCGCGTCGTTACCGGCCCCGGTGCCGAGTGCGACCCCTCGTGTTCGCTCGTCGTGAGGGTGTGGTGA